The segment TATAAAGACTCAGGAATTTTAAATAAACTGTTTAGTTTAATTTTAAAAGAAGCACGTAATCGCGGATTTAGTCATTTAAGAATGGCCACAACATCTTTAAGTTCCGGAGAGATATTTATTTTTCTTAAACAAGAGGAAGCACACGGTATTATTTCCCATCTTACCTTCTATCCGCTACAAGATGGTCTGGTTTTTATTGGTTTTGATATTGCCAATCGGGAATAAACCATAATTTAACCCCTTTCTCAAAAAACATTTGTAAATCCCTTGCTCTTTTGTTATACTTTAAGGGAAATTAAGTGGGGTTATTCATTTTATCTTTATTCTTAAATTTCACAATGATTATTTCTCAACTAAAACCGTGGAAGGAAATAAGTTCTTATTTTAAAAAAGGTGAAAAATTATTTATTATAGGGTGCGGTGAATGTTCTACCACTTGCAAATCAGGGGGAGAATTTGAGGTTTTAGCGATTAAAGAAAAATTAGAAAAAGAAGGATATAGAGTAGCAGGATACTCCATTCCTAAATCTCCTTGTATTTCTGCACAGATAAAGATTGAATTGGCAAAACACAGCAAGGAAATTGCGGAAGCAGATTCTTTTTTGATTATGGCCTGTGGTTTAGGGGTGCAATCGGTTAAAATAAATCTGCGCCAGGATAAAATTATCCATCCCGCAACCAATACTTTGTTTATGGGGGCAGTCGATTCTACGGGTTTAGGATTTTTTGAATACTGTTCTGCCTGCGGGGATTGTATTCTAGAATTTACCGCAGGAATTTGTCCGATTACCCGTTGTGCTAAGGGATTATTAAATGGTCCCTGCGGTGGACAAAATAAGGGGAAATGTGAAGCAGATAGGAACAAAGACTGCGCTTGGATTTTAATCTATGAAGAACTAAAAAAAGCGAATAAATTGGACCTTTTGAAAAAGATAAAACCACCCCGTAATTATGGAGGAATGATTCGTCCGCAGGTGTTAGTATTGAAATAATCTTTCTTATAGTATGGATAAAATAAAGATAGAGCAAGCAATTCGGGATATATTGGAAGCAATCGGGGAAAATCCTCGGAGAAAAGACCTGCAGGAAACACCTCGTCGGGTAGCAGAAATGTATGCAGAAGTGTTTTCGGGCATTAAAAAAGACCCTACACGAGAATTAGAAGTTATCTTAGACCAAAAGCACGATGAAATAATTTTACTTAGAGATATTCCTCTTTACAGTTTTTGCGAACATCATCTTCTTCCCTTTATAGGGAAGGTGCATATAGCTTACCTTCCTAAAGGAGGGAGGGTAACGGGCTTGAGCAAGCTGGTAAGAGTAATTGAGGTTCTTTCTAAGCGTCTTCAGGTTCAAGAAAGACTCACCACTCAGATTGCCGACATTGTGATGAAAAAACTTCGGCCACTAGGAGTCATGGTGGTGGTGGAAGCGGAACATCTCTGCCTTTCGATGAGAGGGGTAAAAAAATCGGGTATTCTCACTGTAACTTCTGCAGTAAGAGGGATTTTCAAGGAGAATGAAAAAACCCGCTCAGAAGCGATGATGCTTATTAAAGGCGAACGGAGATAGTATTTACTACTTTATATGGTTACGGAGAAGAAAAGAATTTTAGTGGTGGATGATGAAGAGAATATGCGTTCTGCACTCTTTGATGTGCTGGAGATAGAAGGTTACGCGGTTAGTACCAGCGCGGATAAAGAGGAGGCTTTAAGACTCCTCCATAATATTGAATTTGACCTCTTGCTTTTAGACCTCCGTTTAAAAGGAAGCAGTGGTCTTGATTTAATCTCTGCAGTTAAGGAAATAAAACCCCACATTGCGGTCATAGTTATAACAGGCTATCCTAATTTAGATTCGGCAATTGAATCCCTGCGGTTAGGAATTTCTGACTATCTTTTAAAACCCATAAGCATAGAGAGTCTCAAAGCATCTATTCAGAACGCTCTCCTTCAAAAAGATAAAGAGAGACAAAAATCCTACCTTCTTAAGAAGTTAGAAGAGGCAGAGAAGAAAAGCGCAAAACTTGAAGAAACCTTATCGCAGGCAACCAAATTAATTTCTTTGGGGAAAATCGCTCCTTCTATGTTCCATGAAGTAAAAAATCTTTTGGGGATTATGAATATATCTATTTATTATATAAAAAAAAGCATGGATACAAAAGACCCGAAGGTTAAGAAACACATTGAGATTATTGAAAAGGAAATAGAACATTCCAACCAAATTATTATGGGGATGCTGGAGCTTTCACGCCGACAAGAAGATAAATATACTCTTTGTGATATAAATCAGTTAACGGAAGAAGCACTCTCTTTGCTAGCTCATGAACTGGAACTAAAAGGGATTAAAATTATTAAAGAGTACGCTGAGCATTTACCTTTTATTCCCTGTGAGCCTCACCAGATAAAACAGGTTTTTATCAATATTGTTCTCAATGCCCAAGATGCGATGCCCAAGGGTGGAGAATTGCGTGTTAAGACAGGTAGAGATAACGATTCTTTATACATAAAATTTATGGATACAGGTTGCGGAATAAAGAAAGGTGATTTGGAAAAAATTTTTACCCCCTTTTTTACCACCAAGAAAGAAAGCGGTGGTATGGGGTTGGGATTAGTAGTAAGTCAGGATATTGTGAAGAGATACGAAGGCACCATTTTAGTTGAGAGCATAGAAAATAAAGGCTCTATCTTTACGGTTAGGTTTCCCATTAATAAGAAGTCCGCGGCGGAAGAAGAAAAGATAGAGAAAGAAAATAGTCTTTGCAATGGAACATAATTTGGGTGCAAAAATTTTAGTAGTTGACGACGACCCTTTGATTTTGGAAACATTGAGAGATATATTAGATCTCGGGGGGTTTCAGACAATTTTATCCGCAGAGGCTCAAGAGGGCCTTGCTTTGATAAAGAGAGACAACATAGATTTGGTAATTACCGATATCAAGATGCCGACGATGAGTGGGATAGAGTTTCTGCGTTTAGTTAAAGAGATTGACTTAGAAATCCCGGTGGTTATTATTACTGGTTTCGCTTCTTTGGAAACCGCTATCGAGGCGATTCGTGAAGGCGCTTATGATTATATAATTAAGCCTTTTGAGGTGGAAAAAATAATCGCGATTATTCAACGTGCGATAAAAGAGAGGAAGTTAACAGAGAAAAATAAAAACTTGCTGCGCGACCTCAAAGAAACTGCCAGGGAATTGGATAAGCGTCTTCAGCAACTTTTTCATTTAGACAGGGTAAGTCGGACTATTTGTTCTGATTTTGAGTTGGAAGAATTTTTGCATGACCTTTTAAACGCTACTGCCTCGGCAATAAATGCTAAAACAGGTTCACTTATGCTTTTTGATGATGAGGAAGGATGTTTGAGGATAAAAGCGCTTAAAGGATTAAACCAAGCGCTCTTTGAGACAATAAAATTGAGAAAAGGGGAAGGCATCCCCGGTTTAGTTATGGAGAAGGCGAATATTATTTCTAGTGAAGATATTCGGAAAAGTAATTTAAATTTGGGGAAAATTGACTGGGAAATTTATCAATCTCCAAATTTCATCAGTATACCTATAAAGGGGAAGAATCGAATCTGGGGTGTTTTAAACTTGAGTGGTTGGGGAGAAGGTTTTTCTTTTAGTGAAGTTGATTTAAGACTACTTAGTATCCTTACTTCACAGGCTTGGGTTGCCATCGAGAATAGTAAATTAAATGGAGAATTGCAAAATTCTTACATCCATACCCTCCAGGTATTAGCCAATGCCATTGAAGCCAAATGTAAATATACACGCGGGCATTCTGAAAGAGTCACAAAATATGCTCTTCGATTTGCTATGCAATTAAAACTTTCAGAAAGAGAGATTAAGAAGATTCAATTTGCCTGTGGTGTACATGACATTGGCAAAATAAATATTTCGGATTCTATACTCAGTAAAACTACTCGCCTTGATGAAGAAGAATGGAAGATTATGCGTGAACATCCCAAAAAAGGAGTGGAGATTCTTATCCCTTTAGGGTTATTAAAAGAACTTATTCCCTTGGTGAAATATCACCACGAGCATTATGATGGGAATGGTTATCCGGAAGGTTTGAGAGAAAAAGAAATTCCTTTTGAAGCAAGAATTCTTACTCTTTTGGATGCCTATGATGCAATGACCTCCAGTCGTCCCTATAGGAAGAAAATGAGCAAAGAAAACGCCTTGAAAGAGATAGAAGATAATTTAGGTAAACAATTTGATCCTGAATTAGGAGAGAAATTTCTCAAAATCCATCACACCGTAGGAATTTTAGAGTGAACTTTGTTTAAGTTATATTTTTAGATTAATTTCCTACCTTTTTTCGAGAGTTTCATTTATAAGTTTTTTTATAAATCAAGTACTTATCTATCATAAACTTTTCGGGAACGTGGGTAAGAACTTTGTGAAAGATAAGAAAATGAGAATAGTGTTTAAATTAAAAGATAACCATGGATAAGGAATTGAGAGAGATAAAATTAGGCGAGGTAGAGGTCTATTTTTCATATTCCCAGCCTCCGCAGCAGAATTACTTCGTTCTTTCTGAAGAAATTCAGGGTTTTGGGGTTTTTTGTGAGGATAAAAAATGTAAAAAAGAGTGTTCCCAAGGTGATTGCTCAGGAAAATTAAAAGTAGAAACCAGCGAGCTAGTTTTGGGAAAGGGAACTGTTAGGGCATTGAAATTTAGCTACGAAGGAGAAGGGAGATTATGGTTCTGGTTTGGTCCGGCGATGAGGGAAATTTTTAGCTTAGAAACAAAAATTCTCTTGGAAGTTCTAGCTAAGGATAATATAAGCGGTTATATGATAATTACTGAATTAGTAGTTAGTGAAACCGAGGAGGTTCTTGGTTCTTATAACATTACGGAGAATTTGAGATGCCGTAATCAATGGAATGTAGTAGAGATTCCTTTGGGAGTAGGAGGTTTTAATATAGACTGGTTTAAACTTGCTAAACCCGGAACTTTCACTTTAGCAGTTAAAATCCTGCCTTTAGAAAACGAGAAAGAACCAAAAGGTAGTCTTTACTTTCGAAGCTTGATTATAAAATAGCCTTATACATAAATCTCTTGCAGTTTAATACCTATTTTCATAAAATATTACCTATGCTTTCCAAAGTTTATTCTGCTTCGGTTTTAGGTTTAGAAGCCTATGGAGTGGAGATTGAGGTGGATGTGGTAGGAGGAATTCCTACGGTTGCTGTGGTAGGACTTCCGGATACTGCAGTTAAAGAGTCCAAAGATAGGGTTAAGGCAGCAATAAAAAATTCTCAATTTGCATATCCTCCGCGGAAAATTACCGTAAATCTTGCTCCTGCAGATATAAAAAAAGAAGGCCCGAGTTTTGACCTGCCTATTGCTATAGGTATTATTGCTGCTACCTCTCAGATAAATTCGGAAAGATTAAAAGAATTTGTTGTTTTAGGAGAGCTTGCGCTTAATGGTGAGGTAAGAAAGATAAAAGGAGTTTTACCCATTGCTTTATATTTAAAGAATGGTCCTTTGAGAAAGTTGATTCTCCCTTTGGATAATGCGAAAGAGGCAGCAGTGGTAGAGGGAATTGAAGTTTATGCGGTGAGAAGCTTATCGGAGGCAGTGGCTTTTTTAAATGGGGCAATAGAGATTATTCCATATAAACTGGATAGGGAGGAATTGTTAAAGAGATTATCCCATTACGAAGTGGATTTCTCTGAGGTTAAAGGACAAGAATTCGTTAAACGCGCTTTAGAGATAGCTGCTACGGGTTACCATAACATCCTTATGATTGGGCCACCCGGTGGGGGTAAAACTATGCTGGCAAAGAGACTCCCTACCATCCTTCCGGAAATGACTTGGGAGGAGTGTCTGGAAACCACACGGATCTATAGTGTAGCAGGAGCTATTTCTTCAGGAGAGGCACTGGTTACCGAGAGGCCATTTCGCATTGTTCATCACACCGCTTCGGACATTGCTCTTGTCGGAGGAGGGGCAATTCCTAAGCCCGGAGAAGTGAGCCTTGCTCACAATGGTATTTTATTTTTAGATGAACTTCCGGAGTTTCATCGAGATGCCTTAGAAGTTTTGCGACAGCCATTGGAAGATGGGAAAATTACCATTTCTCGTGCCAGTAGGACATTGACTTTTTTTTCCCGTTTCCTACTCTGTGCCACTATGAATCCTTGCCCTTGTGGTTATTTTGGTTCATCTCGTGAATGCCATTGTACTCCTCGGAGGATTCAGCAATATCGTGCGAAGATTTCCGGACCCCTTCTTGACCGCATTGATATTCATATAGAAGTTCCTGCTCTAAAATATAAAGAACTCTTGGGTAAACAAGAAGGGGAATCTTCTTCAGAGATAAGGAAAAGGGTGAATAGAGCAAGAAAGATACAACTTAAGCGTTTAAAAAGCTCAGGCATAAATTTTAATTCACAAATGAATAGTCGCTTGATAAAGAAATTCTGTCAGTTAGGAAAAGAGTCTCAAGAGTTATTAAAAATGGCAATTGATGAATTGGGAATTTCTGCCCGCGCGTATGACAAAATACTGAAAGTGGCACGAACTATCGCTGACTTAGCGGGTAGAGAAAATATACTCCCAGAACATATCTCCGAAGCAATCCAATATAGGACTCTGGATAGAAATCTCTGGATGTGATTAATAAATAGATTAAAGGGAGGGTAATAATGAAGGATTTTAAAAAGATTATACGTCCGCTGCTGGGGTTATTTATTTTAGTTTTAATCTTCTTCAGCATTGTTTCTTTAGTAACGATTTTTCCATCAAAAGGGTTCGCTAAGCGATGGGAATTTAAAAAGATATATACAAAAGCATTAGAGGAGGAAAAAAGAGGAAGTCTCGGCAAAGCGATAGAATATTTAGAGAAGATAGATGATAGTTTTGGAAAGGATAAAAAAATTTATAATGCTTGGTTTAAACTCGCTTTGCTTTATGAGAAGGCTAATCGCTTCTTAGAAGCAAAAAAGCTTTTAGAAAAGATAATCTTAGAATCGGGGACAGGAGACATCATTAAGAAAGCCCAAGAAGAATTGGGTAAGCTTAATATAAAGATTATTTTTTCTCCTCTTGTCACCGAAAACGCTTTTCTTTATGAAGTAAAAGAAGGGGATTCACTAATTAAAATTGCTCAACGGTTTAATACTACCGTAGAACTTATTAGAAAGGCAAATAATCTTAAAGAAGATGCCTTTCTTCGCCCAGGGATGAAACTAAAAATAACTAAAGAAAAATTTTCTGTTTTGGTAGATAAATCTCAGAATACCCTTACCCTTAAGGCAGATGATAGAGTGGTTAAAGTATATACCGTTTCCACCGGTCTAAATAATATCACTCCTGTGGGTACCTTTAAAATTATTAACAAAATTACCAAGCCGGTATGGTATAAAGATGGTAAAGTTATTTCCCCGGATGATCCGGAAAATATTTTAGGAAGTCACTGGTTAGGAATTTCTGAACGCGGATACGGCATACATGGAACAACCCAACCCGAGACAATTGGCAAGCATGTTACTCAAGGTTGCGTAAGGATGTATAATCATGATGTAGAAGAACTCTATATTATTTTGCCTATCGGAACGGAAGTAACCATTATGGAATAAGAATATTTTTATTCCGCACTAGAAAAAACCTATTTGGGATAGAGGGGGGGGGAAGAACAGTTCTTCTGAAAGTTTGTTTCCCAAAGTCGCAGCGGTAAAGCTGTGGTTAGATGTTTACTAATTAACGAAGGTTACTAAAATGAATGGACTTGATTTTGAGAAACCGATTATAGAATTAGAGCGAAGAATTGAAGAATTAAGAAAATTTTCTGAGGCAAAGAAGATAGACCTTTCTATAGAGATAAAACGCCTCGAAGATAAACTTGAGACCATCCGGCATAATATCTTTGAGAATCTTACTCCTTGGCAGAGAGTTCAGATTGCAAGGCATCCTTCACGACCTTATACCTTGGATTACATAAATATGATGATGACTGATTTCATAGAATTTCATGGAGATAGACTCTTTGGTGATGACAAAGCAATCGTGTGTGGTTTTGCCCGCTTGGAAAAGACAAAAGTCTGTGTCCTGGGGCATCAGAAAGGAAGAGATACAAAAGAAAATATCTATCGTAATTTTGGCTGTGCTCACCCAGAAGGATACCGTAAGGCAATGCGTTTAATGCAGATGGCAGAGAAATTTAGAATCCCAGTAATTGTTTTTATCGATACTCCCGGTGCTTACCCGGGAATTGGAGCAGAAGAAAGAGGGCAAGCACATTCTATTGCTTATAATCTAAGAGAAATGGTTAACCTCAAAATTCCCATCATTGTGATAGTGATCGGTGAAGGAGGCAGTGGTGGGGCTTTGGGAATAGGCATCGGAGACAAACTTCTTATTTTAGAGAATGCTTACTATTCAGTAATTTCTCCCGAAGGTTGTGCTGCAATTTTATGGAGAGAACGTTCTAAAGCGAGTGAAGCAGCAGAGGCATTAAAACTAACTGCTGAAGACTTATTGGAATTGGGTATTGTGGATGAAGTGCTGGCTGAACCTTTAGGAGGGGCACACCATGACCCTCAGGAGACTGCCGAGACAATTAAGAAAGCTTTAAAGAGGTATCTGAAAGAACTTTCAGAAATTCCTGTAGAAGAACTGTTGAGTAGACGCTACGATAAATACCGGAAGATAGGATTATGGGAGGAGAAAAACGGATGAATACGGCTTGAAAAAGATATAAAAATAGATACGGATGAAAACGATTGTTGAAATTTTTTCAGAAGCAACAGAAAAATTTAAAGATAGAGTAGGAATACAGATGGTCTCTGATGGGGAAAAAGAGGCCATTTTTTATGCTCAGATTCGGTTGAAGGTAGAGAAAATCATTTGGCGATTGAAGAATTGGGGTATAGAGAAAGGAACTCCTATTGGCATTTTGTCGGAGAATCGTCCCGAATGGGTCTATGCTTATTTTGCCATTTTAAGTGCAGGGGGAGTAGTAGTAGGTATTGATATCAATCTGAAGCCACAGGAAATTTTATTCATTCTTCAGCACGCGGAGATAAAGATCATCTTTGTGTCTAAAAATAACCTCCCTATAATCTCAGAGATGGACAAAAGCTCTTTACTTGAGAAAATAATTTGTTTTGATGATGGGGAGGGAGATGGGATATGCCGTCTCTCTGATATTCTTAAGGAAGATTTTGCATTTTTACCTTCTACTGAAGTTTCAGTAGATGACCTTGCGATGCTTGTTTACACATCCGGAACAACCGGTAATCCTAAGGCGGTTATGCTTAGCCACCGTAACATTACGAGCAATATAAAAATGATACGCAAGATTTTTCAATGGGATTGGCGGGACAATTTTTTGTCCCTTTTACCCCTTTCTCATATGTTTGAGCTCACCTGCGGATTACTTGCTCCATTCTCTTCGGGAGCGAAGATTACTTATATCAGTTCATTGAGACCCGATTATATTTTAGATACGATGAAGGACGAGAAGGTAACTTTTGTGATGGTAGTCCCTGGCATATTACGTTTAATCCGTATGGAGATATTAAAACACATAAAACAAATTTCCCTAAAGAAAAAACTTATTTTTTATTTATGTTTTGGAATCTGTGCGGTATTTCGGTTGTTTAATTTAAATTTGGGTAAGATAATGTTTAAAAAAATCCATGAGCGCTTTGGCAGGAGTTTAAAATTTTTTGTCAGTGGAGGAGCTCCTTTGTCTCCTTTTATTATTTGGTGGTTTGATGTTTTGGGGATTACAATATTACAGGGCTATGGACTAACCGAAGCTTCTCCCGTTATTTCTGTGAATACTCCTTTAGAAAACCGCATCGGTTCAGTAGGAAAACCTCTTCCGGGTATAGAGGTAAGAATCGAGAACGATTTCGCTACGGGAGAAGTATTGGTAAGGGGTGAAAATGTAATGCTTGGCTATTATAAAAATACCCAGGAGTCAAAAAGCGCTTTGAGAGACAATTG is part of the Candidatus Omnitrophota bacterium genome and harbors:
- a CDS encoding L,D-transpeptidase family protein; translated protein: MKDFKKIIRPLLGLFILVLIFFSIVSLVTIFPSKGFAKRWEFKKIYTKALEEEKRGSLGKAIEYLEKIDDSFGKDKKIYNAWFKLALLYEKANRFLEAKKLLEKIILESGTGDIIKKAQEELGKLNIKIIFSPLVTENAFLYEVKEGDSLIKIAQRFNTTVELIRKANNLKEDAFLRPGMKLKITKEKFSVLVDKSQNTLTLKADDRVVKVYTVSTGLNNITPVGTFKIINKITKPVWYKDGKVISPDDPENILGSHWLGISERGYGIHGTTQPETIGKHVTQGCVRMYNHDVEELYIILPIGTEVTIME
- a CDS encoding response regulator, with protein sequence MEHNLGAKILVVDDDPLILETLRDILDLGGFQTILSAEAQEGLALIKRDNIDLVITDIKMPTMSGIEFLRLVKEIDLEIPVVIITGFASLETAIEAIREGAYDYIIKPFEVEKIIAIIQRAIKERKLTEKNKNLLRDLKETARELDKRLQQLFHLDRVSRTICSDFELEEFLHDLLNATASAINAKTGSLMLFDDEEGCLRIKALKGLNQALFETIKLRKGEGIPGLVMEKANIISSEDIRKSNLNLGKIDWEIYQSPNFISIPIKGKNRIWGVLNLSGWGEGFSFSEVDLRLLSILTSQAWVAIENSKLNGELQNSYIHTLQVLANAIEAKCKYTRGHSERVTKYALRFAMQLKLSEREIKKIQFACGVHDIGKINISDSILSKTTRLDEEEWKIMREHPKKGVEILIPLGLLKELIPLVKYHHEHYDGNGYPEGLREKEIPFEARILTLLDAYDAMTSSRPYRKKMSKENALKEIEDNLGKQFDPELGEKFLKIHHTVGILE
- a CDS encoding methylenetetrahydrofolate reductase C-terminal domain-containing protein yields the protein MIISQLKPWKEISSYFKKGEKLFIIGCGECSTTCKSGGEFEVLAIKEKLEKEGYRVAGYSIPKSPCISAQIKIELAKHSKEIAEADSFLIMACGLGVQSVKINLRQDKIIHPATNTLFMGAVDSTGLGFFEYCSACGDCILEFTAGICPITRCAKGLLNGPCGGQNKGKCEADRNKDCAWILIYEELKKANKLDLLKKIKPPRNYGGMIRPQVLVLK
- a CDS encoding response regulator, which produces MVTEKKRILVVDDEENMRSALFDVLEIEGYAVSTSADKEEALRLLHNIEFDLLLLDLRLKGSSGLDLISAVKEIKPHIAVIVITGYPNLDSAIESLRLGISDYLLKPISIESLKASIQNALLQKDKERQKSYLLKKLEEAEKKSAKLEETLSQATKLISLGKIAPSMFHEVKNLLGIMNISIYYIKKSMDTKDPKVKKHIEIIEKEIEHSNQIIMGMLELSRRQEDKYTLCDINQLTEEALSLLAHELELKGIKIIKEYAEHLPFIPCEPHQIKQVFINIVLNAQDAMPKGGELRVKTGRDNDSLYIKFMDTGCGIKKGDLEKIFTPFFTTKKESGGMGLGLVVSQDIVKRYEGTILVESIENKGSIFTVRFPINKKSAAEEEKIEKENSLCNGT
- a CDS encoding AMP-binding protein; protein product: MKTIVEIFSEATEKFKDRVGIQMVSDGEKEAIFYAQIRLKVEKIIWRLKNWGIEKGTPIGILSENRPEWVYAYFAILSAGGVVVGIDINLKPQEILFILQHAEIKIIFVSKNNLPIISEMDKSSLLEKIICFDDGEGDGICRLSDILKEDFAFLPSTEVSVDDLAMLVYTSGTTGNPKAVMLSHRNITSNIKMIRKIFQWDWRDNFLSLLPLSHMFELTCGLLAPFSSGAKITYISSLRPDYILDTMKDEKVTFVMVVPGILRLIRMEILKHIKQISLKKKLIFYLCFGICAVFRLFNLNLGKIMFKKIHERFGRSLKFFVSGGAPLSPFIIWWFDVLGITILQGYGLTEASPVISVNTPLENRIGSVGKPLPGIEVRIENDFATGEVLVRGENVMLGYYKNTQESKSALRDNWLYTGDIGRIDSHGFLYILGREKNVIVLESGLKVYPEELEEELLKKPAIREVCVIGKREFGYPEEKVYALIVPHEEYLGLTLDKDLDKIREFLEKEVKALNERLAAYKHIRGFEIRKDLPKTATRKIKKELVKNTL
- a CDS encoding YifB family Mg chelatase-like AAA ATPase, which gives rise to MLSKVYSASVLGLEAYGVEIEVDVVGGIPTVAVVGLPDTAVKESKDRVKAAIKNSQFAYPPRKITVNLAPADIKKEGPSFDLPIAIGIIAATSQINSERLKEFVVLGELALNGEVRKIKGVLPIALYLKNGPLRKLILPLDNAKEAAVVEGIEVYAVRSLSEAVAFLNGAIEIIPYKLDREELLKRLSHYEVDFSEVKGQEFVKRALEIAATGYHNILMIGPPGGGKTMLAKRLPTILPEMTWEECLETTRIYSVAGAISSGEALVTERPFRIVHHTASDIALVGGGAIPKPGEVSLAHNGILFLDELPEFHRDALEVLRQPLEDGKITISRASRTLTFFSRFLLCATMNPCPCGYFGSSRECHCTPRRIQQYRAKISGPLLDRIDIHIEVPALKYKELLGKQEGESSSEIRKRVNRARKIQLKRLKSSGINFNSQMNSRLIKKFCQLGKESQELLKMAIDELGISARAYDKILKVARTIADLAGRENILPEHISEAIQYRTLDRNLWM
- a CDS encoding acetyl-CoA carboxylase carboxyltransferase subunit alpha: MNGLDFEKPIIELERRIEELRKFSEAKKIDLSIEIKRLEDKLETIRHNIFENLTPWQRVQIARHPSRPYTLDYINMMMTDFIEFHGDRLFGDDKAIVCGFARLEKTKVCVLGHQKGRDTKENIYRNFGCAHPEGYRKAMRLMQMAEKFRIPVIVFIDTPGAYPGIGAEERGQAHSIAYNLREMVNLKIPIIVIVIGEGGSGGALGIGIGDKLLILENAYYSVISPEGCAAILWRERSKASEAAEALKLTAEDLLELGIVDEVLAEPLGGAHHDPQETAETIKKALKRYLKELSEIPVEELLSRRYDKYRKIGLWEEKNG
- the folE gene encoding GTP cyclohydrolase I FolE — encoded protein: MDKIKIEQAIRDILEAIGENPRRKDLQETPRRVAEMYAEVFSGIKKDPTRELEVILDQKHDEIILLRDIPLYSFCEHHLLPFIGKVHIAYLPKGGRVTGLSKLVRVIEVLSKRLQVQERLTTQIADIVMKKLRPLGVMVVVEAEHLCLSMRGVKKSGILTVTSAVRGIFKENEKTRSEAMMLIKGERR